One stretch of Ipomoea triloba cultivar NCNSP0323 chromosome 8, ASM357664v1 DNA includes these proteins:
- the LOC116026582 gene encoding ATP-dependent Clp protease proteolytic subunit-related protein 4, chloroplastic gives MEAATMASHIFPTTRPMLPSRATSRASLSSAPLTSSPSPTLSLSTSFLSPSAAGSALSQFSGYKIRANSLNPSSSSSRPKRGVFTMVIPFSKGSAWEQPPPDLASYLYKNRIVYLGMPLVPSVTELILAEFIYLQYEDASKPIYFYINSTGTTKGGEKLGYETEAFAVYDAMRHVEPPIFTLCVGNAWGEAALLLAAGATGNRAALASSTIMIKQPIGRFQGQATDVNIMRQEMKHVKDELVKLYAKHMGKTREQIEEDIKRPKYFSPSEAVEYGIIDKVLYNERGSEDKSIMSDVKKARFV, from the exons ATGGAAGCAGCAACCATGGCTTCACACATCTTTCCGACGACCCGACCGATGCTTCCGTCACGTGCGACCTCCCGTGCGTCACTTTCCAGCGCACCATTGACGTCATCTCCTTctcccactctctctctctccaccaGCTTCCTCTCTCCCTCCGCCGCCGGCAGCGCACTCTCCCAATTTTCCGGCTATAAGATTCGCGCTAATTCCCTCAACCCTTCTTCTTCCAGCTCCCGCCCTAAACGCGGCGTTTTCACCATG GTCATTCCTTTCTCAAAGGGAAGTGCTTGGGAGCAACCTCCTCCGGATTTAGCGTCTTACTTGTATAAGAATCGGATAGTTTATTTGGGCATGCCTCTGGTTCCTTCTGTGACTGAACTGATACTAGCAGAATTTATATACCTTCAGTATGAAGATGCGAGTAAACCAATTTACTTTTACATTAATTCCACTGGTACAACTAAG GGTGGTGAGAAGTTGGGATATGAAACAGAGGCTTTTGCTGTTTATGATGCCATGAG GCATGTCGAGCCACCTATTTTCACACTCTGTGTAGGCAACGCTTGGGGGGAAGCTGCGTTGCTTCTGGCAGCTGGTGCAACAGGAAATCGTGCTGCCTTGGCTTCATCGACAATCATGATCAAACAG CCTATCGGTCGGTTTCAGGGCCAAGCAACAGATGTCAATATAATGAGGCAAGAAATGAAGCACGTGAAAGATGAGTTG GTGAAACTCTACGCAAAACATATGGGGAAAACACGAGAACAGATTGAAGAGGACATAAAACGCCCAAAATATTTTAGTCCAAGTGAAGCAGTTGAATATGGAATCATTGATAAG GTTCTTTACAACGAGAGGGGCAGCGAAGATAAAAGCATTATGTCTGACGTGAAGAAGGCCCGGTTCGTCTAA
- the LOC116026739 gene encoding light-harvesting complex-like protein 3 isotype 1, chloroplastic, giving the protein MALFSSAPPPHFPPLSSSSSSSKPHLSHNLSLSFLPKNPHNLSVLVPARAVNDGSALASTAVAVELENALEKASEAPVADGESNSTDSNSNGSPAAMSLGMFQDPRWVGGTWDLKQFQIDGKTHWDAVIDAEVRRRKWLEDNPESSSNEDPVVFDTSVIPWWVWMKRFHLPEAELLNGRAAMVGFFMAYLVDSLSGVGLVDQTGNFFCKTLLFVSVVGVLVIRKNEDIEALKKLVEETTLYDKQWKASWQEETSEDP; this is encoded by the exons ATGGCCCTTTTCTCATCAGCTCCTCCACCTCACTTCCCAccactctcttcttcttcttcctcatccaAGCCCCACCTCTCCCACAATCTCTCTCTATCTTTCCTTCCCAAAAACCCTCACAATCTCTCAGTCTTGGTTCCCGCGAGGGCTGTCAACGATGGGTCTGCCCTAGCTTCCACAGCCGTCGCTGTTGAGCTGGAAAATGCTCTAGAAAAGGCGAGCGAAGCTCCCGTGGCCGATGGGGAATCTAATTCGACGGATTCGAACTCGAATGGGTCGCCGGCGGCAATGTCACTGGGAATGTTTCAAGATCCCAGGTGGGTTGGAGGGACATGGGATTTGAAGCAGTTTCAGATTGATGGGAAAACCCATTGGGATGCTGTCATTGATGCTG AGGTTAGGAGGAGAAAATGGCTAGAAGATAACCCCGAGTCTTCAAGCAATGAAGACCCTGTGGTTTTCGACACTTCAGTTATTCCTTGGTGGGTGTGGATGAAGAGGTTCCACCTTCCCGAAGCTGAACTCCTTAACG GCCGAGCTGCAATGGTTGGTTTCTTTATGGCTTACCTGGTGGATAGCTTGAGTGGCGTAGGCCTAGTTGATCAAACGGGCAATTTCTTCTGCAAGACGTTGTTGTTCGTGTCTGTAGTTGGCGTTCTTGTGATCAGAAAGAACGAGGATATAGAAGCGTTGAAAAAGTTGGTGGAGGAGACAACATTGTATGACAAACAATGGAAAGCAAGTTGGCAAGAAGAGACGTCCGAGGATCCTTGA